One segment of Oscillospiraceae bacterium MB08-C2-2 DNA contains the following:
- a CDS encoding RluA family pseudouridine synthase, protein MKEFHIQSNDAGQRLDKFLHKAVPLLPTSLMQKYLRLKRIKIDGKRAAGSDRLVVGSVVSLYISDEFFQEQTVDFRSAPSDLDVVYEDDQLLIINKQPGLLVHEGDGHDRDTLIMRILHYLYKKNEYIPDLENSFTPALCNRIDRNTGGLVIAAKTFEALQIMNQKIKDREITKLYLCIVHGVPTQKSALLKGYHTKDSATNTVRISKAPVPGAKTALTSYRVLAVRKDLSLLEIKLLTGRTHQIRAHMASIGHPLLGDTKYGVNRMNRDSAFQFQALCAYKLILDFPTDAGPLNYLKGKSFSLPSVPMLEQGGFGGVNLNTPGI, encoded by the coding sequence ATGAAAGAGTTTCATATCCAATCCAACGATGCCGGGCAGCGGCTGGATAAGTTTCTGCACAAGGCAGTTCCGCTTTTGCCCACCAGCCTGATGCAAAAATATCTGCGCCTCAAGCGCATTAAAATAGACGGAAAACGAGCCGCAGGCTCTGATCGGCTGGTTGTGGGAAGTGTGGTATCCCTTTATATTTCAGATGAGTTTTTTCAGGAACAGACGGTGGATTTTCGCAGTGCACCCAGTGATCTGGATGTTGTATATGAAGATGATCAACTTTTGATCATCAATAAACAACCGGGCCTGTTGGTTCATGAGGGGGATGGCCATGATCGGGATACTTTAATCATGCGGATACTTCATTATTTATACAAAAAAAATGAATATATTCCCGACTTAGAGAACAGCTTCACCCCGGCTCTGTGCAATCGGATTGACCGCAACACTGGTGGTCTGGTCATTGCGGCCAAGACCTTTGAGGCCTTGCAGATAATGAACCAAAAAATTAAGGATCGTGAAATTACCAAGCTGTATCTCTGCATAGTGCACGGTGTTCCCACCCAAAAGAGCGCTCTGCTCAAAGGATATCATACCAAGGATTCTGCCACCAACACGGTGCGCATTAGCAAGGCCCCTGTTCCCGGTGCTAAAACTGCTCTCACAAGCTATCGGGTGCTGGCTGTGCGAAAGGATCTGAGCCTTTTGGAAATCAAGCTTCTGACAGGGCGGACCCATCAGATTCGGGCACATATGGCTTCGATTGGCCACCCACTGCTGGGAGATACCAAATATGGAGTAAACCGCATGAACCGTGACAGTGCCTTCCAGTTTCAGGCCTTGTGCGCCTATAAGCTGATTCTTGATTTTCCAACCGATGCCGGACCGCTCAACTATCTAAAGGGCAAAAGCTTCTCACTGCCAAGTGTGCCTATGCTGGAGCAAGGCGGATTTGGAGGGGTTAACTTAAACACCCCCGGCATATAA